CGCCGCAGGCGCGATCCTTCTCGATGATCACCTCGCGCACGCCGGCCTCGGTCTCGATCTCGGCGCCATGGCCGCGCGCGGCGCGCGCCATCGCTTGCGTGATCGCGCCCATGCCGCCGATGGCGTGGCCCCAGACGCCCTTCTTGCCGTTCACCTCGCCGAAGGCATGGTGCAGCATCACATAGGCCGAGCCCGCGGCGTAGGGGCTTGCATAATTGCCGACGATGGCGTCGAAGCCGAACAGCGCCTTGACCAGGTCGCTCTCGAAACGCTCGTCGAGCATCTCGCCGGCCGAGCGCGTGAACAGGTCGAGCAGGTCGCGCTGCTGCTCGAGTGACAGCCGCCGCAGGGTGTTCGCGGCGCCGAGCGCATTGAACGCCTCGCGCATCGCGCCGACACCAAATCCCTTGACGATGTTCGGCGGTGCGCGCAACACGAGCTGGCGCAGCACGTCGGCGATCGCCTCGAGTTCCCTGGAGAACGGATCGATCTCGACGGCGTCGCGCTGACTCAGTCTCGCCGCCGACTCCCTGGTGCGGCCTTCGCCAGTCAGCAGATAGCTGCCGTCGGGTGCGGGCAGGAAGTTCTGCGCGCGGCGCTCGACGATTCTCAGTCCGTGATCCGCGAGTTTCAGGTCAGCAATGATCTGCGGGTTGAGCAGGCTCACCGTGTAAGAGGCGACCGAATTGCGGAAGCCCGGTGCGAACTCCTCGGTGACGGCGGCGCCGCCGACCACCTTGCGGCGCTCAACCACCCTGACCCGCAAGCCCGCCATCGCAAGATAGGCTGCGCAGGTGAGGCCGTTGTGCCCCGCACCGATGATGACGACGTCCGTTTCGTTCATGTCCGCTTCAAGAAGGAGTGAATAGAGCACGATCCGGACCCGGAGGGCCGCGTGAGCGCAAAGTGGAAGCCGGTTTTCTCTCGCGACAAACACGAAGCATTTGCGCGGAGATCATGCTCAAGACGAATGCGCGCCGTTGTGACACTTCGTCAAGTCCTCGTTATCGGCCTTTCTTGCCTGTGATGCTGCCATATGCTCAGTTCAAGCTGCCTGGTGCGGCCTCGCTGGACCGCTCGCCTCCGGCGCTCGCCGGGTTCATGCCGGAGCTTTCATGACGTCTGAGCCGTCAGCCTCGCGAAACCGGCTGGTGCTGGTTGTCTACACCGCCGCGATCTTCGTCAGCGCCCTGTTGCTGTTCTCGGTGCAGCCGTTGTTCACCAAGATGGTGCTGCCGCGGCTCGGCGGCTCGCCGGCGGTGTGGTCGGTGGCGATGGTGTTTTTCCAGTCGCTGCTGCTCGGCGGCTACGCTTATGCGCATGTCCTGATGAAGCTCAGCAACCGCGCGGTTCCGGTCGTGGTGCATCTGGCGCTGCTGGTGGTCGCGCTGCTGACGCTGCCGCTTGCGATCCGCAGCGGCTGGGGCGAGCCGCCGAATTCGGGCTATGCGTTCTGGCTGCTCGGCCTGTTCGCGGTCTCGATCGGCTTGCCGTTCTTCGCGCTCGCCGCCAACAATCCGTTGCTGCAGGCCTGGTTCGTGCGTACCGGCCATCCCAACGGTCCCGATCCGTATTTCCTTTACGCGTCCTCGAACATCGGCAGCTTCCTGGCGCTGCTGTCGTACCCGGT
The DNA window shown above is from Bradyrhizobium sp. ISRA464 and carries:
- a CDS encoding NAD(P)/FAD-dependent oxidoreductase, which codes for MNETDVVIIGAGHNGLTCAAYLAMAGLRVRVVERRKVVGGAAVTEEFAPGFRNSVASYTVSLLNPQIIADLKLADHGLRIVERRAQNFLPAPDGSYLLTGEGRTRESAARLSQRDAVEIDPFSRELEAIADVLRQLVLRAPPNIVKGFGVGAMREAFNALGAANTLRRLSLEQQRDLLDLFTRSAGEMLDERFESDLVKALFGFDAIVGNYASPYAAGSAYVMLHHAFGEVNGKKGVWGHAIGGMGAITQAMARAARGHGAEIETEAGVREVIIEKDRACGVILDNGETIRAKYVASNVNPKLLYTRLVPAGALTPEFVARISRWRNGSGTFRMNVALDALPSFTALPGPGDHLTAGIIIAPSLGYMDRAWRDACDLGWSRAPVVEVLIPSTLDDTLSPPGQHVASLFCQHVAPQLPDGKSWDDHREEVADLMIATVDQYAPGFAGSVVGRQILSPLDLERQFGLLGGDIFHGALTLNQLFSARPMLGHADYRGPLKGLYHCGSGAHPGGGVTGAPGHNAARVILADHRRLFP